From one Nycticebus coucang isolate mNycCou1 chromosome 14, mNycCou1.pri, whole genome shotgun sequence genomic stretch:
- the LOC128565032 gene encoding olfactory receptor 52H1-like, with the protein MYNLSCYNPSSFILVGIPGLEKFHMWIGIPFFIIYAVAIVGNSILLYLIAAERSLHEPMFFFLSMLTTTDLILSTATVPKLLSNFWLGSQEITFSGCLTQMFFLHFSFVADSAILLAMAFDRYLAICFPLRYSTILTPQVVLKLAVSIIVRSFSVILPAVFLLKRLPFCRTRVITHTYCEHIGVAHLSSADISVNIWYGFCVLLMTAISDVIFIAVSYAFILHAVFQLSSQGARQKALSTCGSHVSVILMFYTPAFFSILAHRFGHSVPRNVLILFANLYVSIPPALNSVVYGVKTKQIRDKFILLFSLKPSQ; encoded by the coding sequence ATGTATAATTTGAGCTGTTACAACCCCAGCTCCTTTATTCTTGTTGGAATACCTGGCCTGGAGAAGTTCCACATGTGGATTGGTATTCCCTTTTTTATCATTTATGCTGTGGCTATTGTGGGCAATAGCATCCTGCTCTATCTCATTGCAGCTGAGCGCAGCCTCCACGAGCCcatgtttttcttcctctccatgCTGACCACTACCGACCTCATCCTGTCCACTGCCACAGTGCCCAAACTGCTCAGTAACTTCTGGCTTGGCTCCCAAGAAATAACCTTCTCTGGTTGTCTCACTCAGATGTTTTTTCTGCACTTCAGCTTTGTGGCGGACTCAGCCATCCTCCTGGCCATGGCATTTGATCGCTACTTGGCCATCTGCTTTCCCCTGAGATATTCCACCATTCTCACTCCGCAGGTGGTCCTCAAGCTTGCAGTAAGCATCATTGTGAGGAGCTTCTCTGTCATCCTGCCCGCTGTTTTCCTTCTAAAACGGCTACCCTTTTGCAGGACACGTGtcatcacacacacatactgtgAGCATATAGGTGTTGCACATCTGTCTTCTGCTGACATCTCCGTCAACATCTGGTATGGATTTTGTGTACTTCTCATGACTGCCATCTCGGATGTGATCTTCATTGCTGTTTCCTATGCCTTCATCCTCCATGCTGTCTTTCAGCTTTCGTCCCAGGGTGCCCGCCAAAAGGCCCTCAGTACTTGCGGCTCCCATGTCAGTGTTATCCTCATGTTTTACACGCCTGCCTTCTTCTCCATCCTTGCTCATCGCTTTGGGCACAGTGTCCCTAGAAATGTGCTGATCCTATTTGCTAACCTCTATGTGTCCATCCCTCCTGCTCTGAATTCTGTTGTTTATGGAGTGAAGACAAAGCAGATCCGGGACAAATttattctcctcttttctttgaaGCCGTCACAATGA